In Mastigocladopsis repens PCC 10914, a single window of DNA contains:
- a CDS encoding NAD(P)/FAD-dependent oxidoreductase has translation MSTLPKSTQVLVVGGGPGGSTAATLLARQGFDVTLVEKEITPRYHIGESLLPSALEIFELLGIRDKVESYGCQQKEGAYFVWGPRQWGIEFQRLLNKYTFQVRRGRFDKLLLEHASEQGVKVFDGIEIRKLSFDGERPISATWSSGGMNGSSGEIAFDFLIDASGRSGLMSTQYLQNRRYHKEFQNIAIWGYWKNVDFSKIWPENGTVSARTEDGSGWIWAIPLSDDTLSTGLVLNKEIYKQRKSQASLEGIYAAGIADCPYVSDLVKTAELASPIKVEQDYSYVADKFAGPGYFMLGDAACFLDPLLSTGVHLAFFGGMLSAASIGSVLRNEVTQEQAYSFYDKTLRFHYLTLLVFVSSFYHITGNPEDMDMDADPSAGPRRFIAEVEDLQKVEPQMRQLVSEHMVELLTKAEEGVRLMVAEELEGTAKLSGELDPKHQAVFLQLWRGVFGYLPDFDGLRLKTQTNLRLVSVSEDDAAALTLDTVLDEKYYAQQEADMALTK, from the coding sequence ATGTCCACACTACCCAAATCCACACAAGTACTAGTTGTCGGTGGAGGACCTGGTGGATCTACTGCTGCTACTCTCCTTGCTCGCCAAGGTTTTGATGTCACTTTAGTAGAGAAGGAAATAACCCCTCGCTATCACATCGGCGAATCTCTGTTACCCTCAGCTCTAGAAATATTTGAACTACTAGGTATCCGCGACAAGGTAGAATCCTATGGATGCCAGCAAAAAGAGGGAGCCTACTTTGTCTGGGGACCTCGGCAATGGGGAATCGAATTTCAAAGGCTGCTCAATAAATATACCTTCCAGGTTCGTCGTGGTAGGTTTGACAAGCTACTTTTGGAACATGCCAGCGAACAAGGAGTTAAAGTCTTCGATGGCATCGAGATTCGCAAGCTATCTTTTGATGGAGAGCGACCAATCAGCGCCACTTGGTCTTCTGGAGGCATGAATGGCAGTTCTGGGGAGATTGCGTTCGACTTTCTGATTGATGCATCAGGTCGATCTGGTCTGATGTCAACACAATACTTGCAAAACCGACGCTATCACAAAGAATTCCAGAACATAGCGATTTGGGGATATTGGAAGAATGTAGACTTCTCGAAAATCTGGCCTGAAAATGGCACAGTCAGCGCCCGTACAGAGGATGGATCTGGTTGGATTTGGGCAATTCCCCTCAGTGACGACACTCTCAGCACGGGTTTGGTGCTGAACAAGGAAATTTACAAACAAAGAAAATCTCAAGCAAGTCTGGAAGGAATTTACGCGGCGGGGATTGCTGACTGCCCGTATGTCAGCGATTTGGTAAAGACGGCGGAATTAGCATCACCAATCAAGGTTGAGCAAGACTACTCTTACGTTGCCGACAAGTTCGCTGGTCCTGGCTACTTCATGTTAGGAGATGCCGCATGTTTTCTCGATCCACTGCTCTCCACTGGAGTACATCTGGCATTCTTTGGCGGTATGTTGTCTGCAGCCTCTATAGGAAGCGTGCTCAGAAATGAAGTCACACAAGAGCAGGCATATTCTTTCTATGACAAAACCTTGCGATTTCACTACTTGACCTTGTTGGTCTTTGTATCGTCCTTCTATCATATTACCGGCAACCCCGAGGATATGGACATGGATGCAGATCCCTCAGCTGGACCAAGGCGCTTTATTGCTGAAGTAGAAGATCTACAGAAAGTTGAACCCCAAATGCGTCAGTTGGTGTCAGAGCATATGGTGGAACTCTTGACCAAAGCTGAAGAAGGCGTTCGACTGATGGTTGCCGAAGAGTTGGAAGGTACAGCCAAACTTTCCGGCGAATTAGATCCAAAGCATCAAGCAGTGTTCCTGCAGCTCTGGAGAGGGGTGTTCGGATACTTACCTGATTTTGACGGTTTGCGTCTGAAAACCCAAACCAATCTGAGATTAGTCTCGGTCAGCGAAGATGACGCCGCAGCACTAACGCTAGATACAGTCTTGGATGAGAAGTACTATGCCCAACAAGAAGCGGACATGGCATTGACCAAATAA
- a CDS encoding PEP-CTERM sorting domain-containing protein has translation MALLHKLSMAAVTSAAAFLALGSFGTDPAQAALFKYSFEGEGVNGYFIYETETTPDPQYDSTPNSDLYPGAVVEYKVDLGEKGVFQGSTGDANVFFARSDLDSNIPPENESDIFELEIKGSDREPESEYTFLADFYYPKDSLGGSTELPTSVPSTARVDVRPNALATDRGASLFDGTVQTRVEKVPESTSSVALLGVGAWFILRRRQRRQTHSISQNSVTVFANNL, from the coding sequence ATGGCTCTGTTGCACAAATTATCAATGGCTGCTGTTACTAGCGCCGCCGCATTTCTGGCATTAGGAAGCTTTGGTACAGATCCCGCTCAAGCTGCTTTGTTTAAATACAGCTTCGAGGGTGAGGGAGTGAATGGTTACTTTATCTATGAAACCGAAACCACCCCAGACCCGCAATATGACTCGACACCAAACAGTGACCTCTATCCTGGCGCGGTTGTTGAATACAAAGTTGACTTAGGCGAGAAGGGCGTTTTCCAAGGAAGCACTGGTGATGCTAATGTCTTTTTTGCGCGCTCGGATTTGGATTCTAATATACCCCCTGAAAATGAATCTGACATTTTTGAATTAGAAATTAAAGGTTCTGACCGAGAGCCAGAGTCCGAGTACACTTTCTTGGCAGATTTTTATTACCCAAAGGATTCATTAGGCGGGTCTACCGAGCTACCGACTAGTGTCCCAAGTACTGCAAGAGTTGATGTCAGACCAAATGCGCTGGCTACAGATAGGGGCGCGTCACTGTTTGATGGAACTGTGCAAACCCGAGTTGAGAAGGTTCCTGAGTCAACATCGTCGGTAGCATTGTTGGGAGTGGGGGCTTGGTTTATCCTGCGTCGTCGCCAGCGCCGACAAACACACTCGATCTCCCAAAACTCAGTCACTGTATTTGCAAACAATCTTTAA
- a CDS encoding PEP-CTERM sorting domain-containing protein (PEP-CTERM proteins occur, often in large numbers, in the proteomes of bacteria that also encode an exosortase, a predicted intramembrane cysteine proteinase. The presence of a PEP-CTERM domain at a protein's C-terminus predicts cleavage within the sorting domain, followed by covalent anchoring to some some component of the (usually Gram-negative) cell surface. Many PEP-CTERM proteins exhibit an unusual sequence composition that includes large numbers of potential glycosylation sites. Expression of one such protein has been shown restore the ability of a bacterium to form floc, a type of biofilm.) — translation MALLNKLSLAAVTSAVAFLTLGTFATDPAQAALFKYSFEGDGASGYFIYDDSTEGTEDSPTSTVYYDAVQEYKIDLGDEGVFQGTTANAIVFLVRQGNGITAPETDDFLLEVRASQRDSEYALLSYFSYPTGTFEESRDLPTSVPTTATVSIYPNADFPNSIGETAFTGTVTTRIEKIPEPASVSALLGVGVGTCFILRRRQRRQTLSV, via the coding sequence ATGGCTCTGTTGAACAAATTATCACTGGCTGCTGTTACCAGCGCTGTTGCATTTCTTACATTGGGAACTTTTGCTACAGATCCTGCTCAAGCTGCCCTGTTCAAATACAGCTTTGAGGGTGATGGAGCAAGTGGGTACTTTATCTACGACGACTCCACTGAGGGTACTGAGGACTCACCTACCTCTACCGTATATTATGACGCAGTTCAAGAGTACAAAATTGACTTGGGCGATGAAGGTGTTTTCCAGGGTACAACTGCTAATGCAATTGTTTTTTTAGTCCGTCAGGGCAATGGTATTACAGCACCAGAAACTGACGATTTTCTTTTGGAGGTGCGTGCTTCTCAACGGGACTCTGAGTACGCATTGTTGAGTTATTTTAGTTACCCAACAGGGACCTTCGAGGAGTCAAGAGACCTACCGACGTCTGTCCCCACTACGGCAACAGTCAGTATCTACCCAAATGCGGACTTTCCTAATAGTATAGGCGAAACAGCTTTTACAGGAACTGTGACAACCCGGATTGAGAAAATTCCTGAGCCAGCATCGGTGTCTGCATTGTTAGGAGTAGGCGTGGGTACTTGCTTCATCCTCCGTCGTCGCCAGCGCCGACAAACACTATCCGTGTAA
- a CDS encoding DHA2 family efflux MFS transporter permease subunit, translating to MLRDKFFQRRKHKSSVVSPQDGAPIVQPPVNKWLVTATILLASLIAMIDVSIVNVAIPQIQTSLGASIDEIGSIITFYIISTVIVMPLNGYLNALWGRKQFYTAVIILFTVSSLLCGLAWSFPVLVFFRILQGLGGGALVPSAQAILLETFPKEEHGKAMGIFGLVLLLGPTIGPVLGGYLTETVGWRSIFFINVPIGIIAAVMAFLFIVNPPYLNKPQGKFDWPGLIALIIGLSSLQYALEIGQRLNWFESKLIIILLVVGVVAIAYLVRRELVTRFPIIDLSVFGNLTFVSGTLIGALIGFALFGILFILPLFMSQILRYDSFQMGMTLVPGTVAMAAMMPLAGLLADRLDPRIPMGIGIALCSSATWQFSHLTAQSGYWDLVWPQIWRGLGLGLVFVPVSSATLGSISNEKKASASGLYNLIHQLGGSIGIAGLTIMLQRLQAFHLSNLTVSAQQKAAVASSDILQQQATALTYSNLFSYSALIFLVSYLPLLFLRVRRRVS from the coding sequence ATGCTGCGAGACAAATTTTTTCAACGCCGGAAACATAAATCCTCTGTTGTATCTCCTCAAGATGGAGCGCCTATTGTACAACCACCCGTTAATAAGTGGCTGGTCACAGCAACTATCCTGCTCGCCAGCTTAATTGCAATGATTGACGTCAGTATTGTTAACGTTGCAATTCCTCAAATTCAAACGAGTTTAGGAGCGTCAATTGATGAAATTGGTTCGATAATAACTTTTTATATCATCAGCACTGTGATTGTCATGCCCCTAAATGGCTATCTTAATGCCTTGTGGGGTCGCAAACAGTTTTATACAGCAGTGATCATTCTTTTTACCGTTTCCTCTTTGTTATGTGGGCTGGCTTGGAGTTTCCCAGTTCTTGTGTTCTTTCGTATTCTTCAGGGATTGGGTGGAGGCGCTCTTGTGCCTAGTGCTCAGGCTATTTTGTTGGAAACTTTTCCAAAAGAAGAACACGGCAAAGCTATGGGCATTTTTGGTCTAGTGTTACTCCTAGGTCCGACCATTGGCCCTGTCTTAGGAGGCTATTTAACAGAGACAGTCGGTTGGCGCTCAATCTTCTTTATTAATGTCCCAATTGGCATCATTGCTGCAGTGATGGCGTTTCTATTTATTGTCAATCCGCCTTACTTAAATAAACCCCAAGGTAAGTTTGATTGGCCTGGTCTTATTGCCCTCATTATTGGTTTATCTAGTTTGCAATATGCTTTGGAAATTGGTCAGCGACTGAATTGGTTTGAGTCTAAGCTGATCATTATCCTATTAGTCGTTGGGGTTGTGGCGATCGCGTATCTGGTAAGGCGGGAGTTGGTCACTCGCTTTCCGATTATCGATTTATCAGTATTTGGAAATCTGACTTTTGTATCAGGCACCCTGATCGGGGCTTTGATTGGCTTTGCCCTGTTTGGGATATTGTTTATCTTGCCTTTGTTTATGAGTCAAATCCTGCGTTACGACTCGTTTCAAATGGGTATGACTCTGGTGCCAGGAACAGTGGCAATGGCTGCGATGATGCCGCTAGCAGGTCTGCTGGCTGATCGCCTAGATCCCCGTATTCCAATGGGGATAGGAATTGCTCTTTGTAGTAGCGCAACTTGGCAATTCAGCCATTTAACTGCACAATCGGGCTACTGGGATCTCGTTTGGCCGCAGATATGGCGAGGGCTTGGTTTGGGATTAGTGTTTGTGCCCGTATCTTCAGCGACTCTAGGCAGTATTAGCAACGAGAAAAAAGCCTCTGCTTCTGGTCTGTACAACCTCATCCATCAGTTAGGAGGTAGTATTGGCATTGCTGGGCTGACAATCATGCTCCAACGCCTGCAAGCATTCCATTTGTCCAATCTGACTGTGAGTGCCCAACAGAAAGCTGCTGTAGCCTCATCAGACATATTGCAGCAGCAAGCAACCGCTCTAACCTACAGTAATTTGTTTAGCTACAGCGCCTTGATTTTTCTTGTCAGTTATCTTCCTCTGCTGTTTCTCAGAGTTAGAAGACGAGTATCTTGA
- the aroH gene encoding chorismate mutase → MDNLTFPAHTYQQTGILATPIQWRVRGLRGATTVGQNTKEAIAAAVDELLDALETNNLLDPAEIVSVTFSATPDLDAIFPAAVARRRPGWEQVPLLDVQQMQVKGSLDHCIRVLIHLNTPLPQNALRHTYLRRAAQLRPDLALVK, encoded by the coding sequence ATGGATAACCTCACTTTTCCAGCACATACATACCAACAGACTGGCATATTAGCGACACCAATTCAATGGCGAGTGCGCGGATTGCGAGGTGCAACGACAGTCGGACAAAATACAAAAGAAGCAATCGCTGCTGCTGTAGATGAGTTATTGGACGCCTTGGAAACAAACAATCTGTTAGACCCAGCTGAAATCGTCAGTGTCACCTTTTCCGCAACGCCCGACTTGGATGCGATATTTCCAGCAGCGGTGGCGCGTCGTCGTCCAGGCTGGGAGCAAGTTCCTCTGCTAGACGTGCAGCAGATGCAGGTTAAGGGTAGTCTTGATCACTGCATTCGAGTGCTCATCCACCTCAACACCCCTTTGCCTCAGAATGCATTACGCCATACCTATTTGCGCCGCGCCGCTCAGTTACGTCCTGATTTGGCCTTAGTTAAGTAA